GGGACCGGTGCGGACGGATCCGGCTTGCTTGGCGAGCCGACAGGTACGGGCAGGCCCGGCACGGGCGGCGCCGATGTGAACGCGGCAGCCGTGAGCGTAATGCTTTGGCTAAGCGCGAGCGATACGTCGCCGGCAAACTGCATGTAGTCGCCCGAGCTCAGCGACAATCTGCCGAAGCCACCCGCCTTGATCATGTCGGCACTGACCGTGGCTTGGCCGAACGTCAGCTTCGCAGCGTCGGTCCCCGGCGCGATGTCGGCGGGCAGCAGCGATTGCCGCGCCTGAGTCACAATCAGCGTGCTGGGCACAAACGCGGTAGCCGGTATGACCGAGCCGTCGGCCGGGAAAACGGCGGTGGGCAAGGAGACCGACAGGCTGCCGCCCGCCGCGCCCGAACCGCCGCCCGCGGCATGGATGCTGCCGTCGAGATAGAGCCCGCTCGATGAGCTGAGTGCGATGGAGCCGCCATTGCTCGGAAGCGTCTGCGCGCCGCCAGGTGTGTTTGGTGACATCCCGGCCGCAGAGTTGACGGTGACGCTGGCGCCGTCGGCATTGAGTTCGGCACCGGGCCGGACGATCACGAAGCCGGTTCCACCATTCAGGCTGATGCTGCCGCCGTCGGTGACCGTGCCGTAGGTCCGTCCACCGTTATCGGTGGCCGTGTAGGCCGCACCCGAGACGTCGATCGCGGCGTCCGCGCCGATCCACAGCGATAAGGCACGGCCGTTGCCGGATGTGTCAAAGTTGCGCGACGGCTCCAGTACATTGTCGGACTCGTTGATCAGCGTGATGCCGCCGCCATGCGCGGTGAGCCTGCCATTCATCGTGATCTGATTGTAGGCATCGAGCTTGATGCTCTGTCCGGGATCGACGGTGATCGACGCACCATGGCCGACCACGATCGCGCCGCCGCCGGCTCCGTTCAGCAGCGAACGCAAGGTTACGCTGACACCGGCCCGCTGCGTCAGCGTGGCCTTGACCGAGTCCGCGGTGAACAACGGCGGCGTCCATAGCATCAGAGCCGACGACGGATCGCTGCCGGTAGCTGCGGCATAGCTGTTCGCCGTGAACCGATAGACCGGCATCGCGGGCGCGACCACCGTGTTGCTGGCCACCACAACGCCGAGCCCGCCATTGATGTCGTAGTTGGAGAAGCCGGCGGTGAAGAACGCGGGATTGAGCGCCGGTGCTGGCGTGATCTGGACCGTCTGCGGCAGCACCACGCCGGCTGGAATAATGGTCCCGACCGGATAGGTCATCGGCGTGGATTGAATTGATCCTGCGGCGTAAGTGACTTGATAGGGCGTGATTGGAAGGCCACTCGGGAAGACGTTGGACGGAATGACGGTTCCCGCCGGAATACGGCCAGTGCCGCTCCAGCCGGTGATGAGCGTCCCGGCCGGGATCACGTTGCCTGCGCTCCAATAACTTGTCCCGCCATTGCTGTCTCTGCTCTGGAGGGAATCCATGCCCTGCGGCACGGTCCAATCTGCACCGGTCGGCGCGGTCGGTACCGCTGAGATCGTGACGTCGACCGGTATCGGCGTGTCGTACACCAGCGAGGTGAAATTCAGCGTCAGCGCCGTCGGCAAGGGCTGGCCTGCGCGAATGGTCATGGCCTGCTTCAGCTTCACGGCCAGAGGCGCCGACATGCCCGCGGGCAGTACACCGCCGGCAAGTTCGGCATTCTCGCCGATCAGGATGTTGCCGGGCGTCGAGATCGTCAGCGTGCCGCCGCCGCTGACACCCCAGGCGCGGATCGCGCCGTCGAGAACAAGATTTCCATCGCCCGGCGTGCCGGCGTTCTGCTGGGTGTGGCCCGCAATGATCGTGACGTTGCCGCCCTTGCCGCCTTGCGTCTTGCCGTTGATGAGAACGGCGCCGCCGGAGGACACATCGATCACGCTGCCCGCCGCGAGCGTGACGTTCTGGGTCGAATCGAAGGTGACGTTGCCGCCGTCGAGCAGGCCGAGGCCCGACACGCTGATCGGATCGATCTGCGCATTGACCCACAGGCCGCGCGTGTCGATGGTCGCGCCGCCCTCCAGCGTCAGCGTCGCGCCGCCGGTCGCGTTCGTCAACGTAACCGTTCCGTTTGCGGTGTTGAGGATGTTGCTGACCGTGACGCTGCCGGAGCGCGCGATGATGTCGGCTGCGATATCGACGGTCGGAGCGGTCAGCCTGACCTGCGCGCCCGGCGCAAATTGCAGCGGCGCGTTGATCGAGATCTTGTTGCCGGTGTTGATGTTGAAGCCGCCGAGGCCAAAGCTGTTGAGCGTCGGCGCATCGAACCAGGCCGTGTTGGTGCGGTCGGACGGCAGCGCGGAGGTCAAACCGAGATTGCCTGAGACCGGCGCGACGTTACCGAACGTCACGTCGGTGTTGTAGGCGTTGGAGAGTCCATAGCGATCGTACTGCCCAAGCGCCAGCGTGCCGGCGAGCGGCACGGTGGTCTGCGTCAGCTTGTAGCCGTCGGTGATGCCGGCCGGCCGCTTGGCAAGCTGCTGCTCGCCGTCGATCACGTTGGCGAGGATGGTGCCCTCGAACACCGAGGTCGGGGTCGAAAGGAGGAGGCTGCCGGCATCGCGGCCCATTGTGTAGCCGTTTTCCCAGCGGCTGCTGCCCTTGCCGAACGGGCTGAGATAGACCTCGACGACGCCCCAATGCGCGTGATTGACGATGAAGCCGTTCGCCACCGCGACATAGGTCAAATAGGACGGCGCATTGTCGGCACTGTAGATGCGGCCGTCACTGCCGAGCAGCAGCGTCTGCCGCACATAGCCGCTCTGATATTGCACGGCGCCGCCGGAGATGTTGAAGAGCGCGCCTTGCTGCGCCACCACTTCCGGCGCCGACAGCGTGATGGTGCCGCCGACCGCGGTCCATTCGCCGATCTTGTGGCCGGTGTTGTTGAGATAGCCGGAGACTTCGAGCAGCCCGCCCGCGGTGTAATAGCGGTCGGTCGCATAGCCGCCGGTGCCGGCCGGCACCAAAGTGAGATCACGGGCGTCGATCCACATGTTGCTGTTGAGCAGCGTGCCGCTGTCGCGGTTCTGCGGGCTGTCGCGCAGCTCGTTGCCCTGGACGTTGACCTTGATCGCATTGGCCGACACCGGCAGCACGGTGCCGGTGGTGCCGGAGACGTCGATGACAGAGCCGGTTTCGGCGAACACCCGCTTGCCGGCGGAAGCCGACACCTGGCCGCCCTGCGCCATGGTCAGCGAGCCGTTCCTGAAGTCGATGGTGCCGCCGGTGACGATCTCGATGCGCGACTGATCGGGGCGATCCACCAATGTCGAGAGGTTGTCGAACTGGCCGGCCGCCAGCAGATTGGGCTTGGCCGAGGCGATCAGCGCATCGCGCTGCGAATTGAACGCGGTCGCGGTCGGATCGATGCCCGAGACCAGCGCGGCCGCGGCATCGGTCTCCGGCAGGATCAGGCTGATGCCGTTACTGGTCAGCGTAATACTGCCGCTTGTATCGGACGCCGAGTTGAGCAGATGAATGGTGCCGCGCTGGTTGACCGAGGTGGTGGAGACGAGGATGCCGTCCTGGGTGACGGCATGGCCGGCCAGCGTGATGTCGCCCTGCTGGGCCAGCACCAGGCCGGTGTTGGTGACCGTGCCGCTGCTGCTGCCGCTGCGCAGCAGTGGCGCGATCTCGTTGCCGCGTGTGGTCGAGTTCTGGTTGGCGTTGGTGCCGTAACCGGCGCGCAGGATGAAATCGTCGCCGGCCGCGAACTGGGTCTGGCCCTTCGGCGTGGTGATGGCGCCGGCGTTGTTGACTTCGGTGCCCATCAGCAGCACGAAGCCGCCGCCTGCCGTCACCGAGGACGGCGCATTGGTGGTGATCAGCGCACCGCTCTCGACCACGATCTTGCCGCCCGCGCCGGTGAAGTTCGGCACATAGACGTTGCCGCTCTGGCTCGCATAGATGCCATTACCGAACTGGCCGTCGGTGATGTTGGCGCTGGAGGCGATCAGCGAGCCGACATTGATCTGGCTCGCGCCGCCGAAGATGATGCCGTTCTGATTGATCACCAGCACCTGGCCGGGAGCGGTGATGCGGCCGAGGATCTGGCTCGGCCCGGTGTTGCCGACGACGCGGTTCAGCGCGGTCCAGTTGCCGGCCTGCTGGTTGAAGTTGAGCGTGGTCTGGCTGCCGACATTGAAGCTCTGCCAGTTGAGGATTGCCTGCGGCGCGGTCTGGTTGACGGTCACCGTGGTCTGGCCGCCGCTCGCGGCCTGGCTCGGCAGCGCGGCGCCTTGCCAGAGGGCCGAGCCGGGCACGGCGCCCGGCGCAACCTGAAGCCCGCCCACGGCAAGACCGTTCGGCACCGCCACCTGCGGCAGCGTGGTGGATCGCTGCGAGGCGGCAGCCGCGCCGCGGGCCGCCGCCTGCGCGGCCTGCAGCGCCTGGATGGCCTGGGTCGCCCGGGTCAGCGCGCCCTGGCTTTGCCTTGCGACTTCGGTTGCCTGCTGGGCCGCGGCGGTGGCGCCGTCGCTGGCGATCGTCGGCGCCGAATTGATCGCTCCGAAATTGCCGAACGGACGCGCGGACGCATCCTCGAGCCCGGTCAGCAGCAGCGCCAGCGTGCTGGTTCCGGCCAGCAGCATCGAGCGGGACACCAATCCGATCCGCTGCCGCGGCGGCAGCGGCGCAACCCGACGCTGAGCGAGGCGGGAACGGTCGGCGGCTTTCCGGGCGCGCGATGGGCGGGAGATCACACGGTCGACGAACATGAGGCATCCTGACTAGGCCAAATCGCGATCACTGTGATGACCGCGGGCTCACTGTCGTGACACCTCCGGACGTCGACGCCCTCAAAGGTTTTTTATGAATGTTTTGTGTCACACGCGCGAGCGTCAGAGCGCGTTCGAGCAAGGCCGCGCCCTGGAACTGAAACGCGTGGAACACGTGTTGCGCGCGACAAAAGCGCTAGGAAAGCAGGACAAGCCCGCCGGGCAAGCTGCGGGCGCGAATGCCGAACGCACGCTCAATCTGCAGCAAGGCCTCGTCCGGACGATCGATCCTGAAACGACCGTTGACGGGGCTGCGCCCGAACTCCGCATTCAGCAGCACGATGCGGCCGGAGCGGTATCTGTTCAATTCCCCGATCACCTCCGCCAACGGTGTCATGTTGCAGATGATCAGGCCCTGTTGCCAGGCGGCGGCAATCGACGGATCGATCGCGACGACATCGCCAAATCCGCCATCGCCATAGGTGACGCGCTGCCTGGACTTGAGAACGACTTGTTGCGCCAGATGCTCCACATGCGCTTCGTTCGCGAGGCACGTGACACAGACGCTCGCCCCGTCGACGCGCACGTCGAACTGCGCCCCCGTCGACGTGGTCCTTCCGCCCGCCGCGATCACGCTGAATGTCTCGGCTCGCCGATCCGCGACCTTGAAAGAGGCCTCGCCGGCGATCAGTTCGACCGTGCCGGACGCAGCTCCCGATCCGAGCGAGATGCTGGTGCGCGTGTTCATCTGGACCGCGACGCCGTCCACCACGGCCACCTCGCGCTGCTCGCCGACGCCGGTACGATAATCAGCGCGCAGTTCGAACAGCGACGGCCACAGATCGAGCGGAGGGTGCACCACCATGATCCCGGCTGCCGTGGCCGCCAGCGCACCTCCGATGATCGCACGGCGGCTGGTGATCGCCGTCCTGCCGCCGGCGGGCGCGCGGCGGCCCGTCGTCCTCGAATCCGCGAGCAGGCTCTGGCCCGCGGGGCCGAACGCCTTCCAGAACCGGCTGGCCTCCGAAAAAGCCGCCGCATGCGCCGGGCTCTGGCCGCACCAGCGCCGCAAGGCCGCCGCGTCGGACGCCCTCGCCTCTCCGGACGTCAGACGACGAATCCAGGCATGGGCTTCGCGCTCAAGCGCGGAAAGCTCGTCGTGATGTTGGTCGCTCTCAATCATCAACGTTGCATGTTGCCGGTCGTCTTGAAGCCCGTGGTCGCAATGCTCTGCGGGCGAGCCGGCGGCCCTCCCGTAACATAGACACTCCAGAGGACGCGAACCGCACAATTTTCTACTCCGGGCGCCGGATTTTCTTGAAACGGGCGACGCAATGCTCCTGCGCCCTCCGCAATTCCTTCTCCACCAGGCTCACGGAAATGCCGAAGCGCCGGGCAATCTGCTGCCGGGACAGCCCCTCCAGCCTGGCGGCCAGCAGGATGGCCCGCGGCCGCGGTGGCAATTCCGCCATCACCTGCTTGAGCCTTTCGAGATCGGAGCGGCCGGAGATCACGCGCACGGCGTCGGGTGCATCGTCCGCCAGATTGAGCAGCGCCTCGACCTCTTCCGCATTGAGGCGCCGGTTGTCGGCGCGCCGCTGATTGAGCGCGACGTGGAAGGCGGATCGAAGCAGGTAGGCGGCCGGATTGCGGACATCGCCGACGATCTCCCGGCCGTTCAGGCGCAGATAGGTATCCTGCAGCGCGTCTTCGGCCCATTCCAGCGAGCCCAGTCGACGCGCAAGGCGCGATTTCAAATCCTGATAGCGCTCGATCAACAGGGCCCGCAACGTGCGCGCGCTCTCATTGTCCGCGGCCTCGTCATGATCCGACGCCTTGGAGAGGCTCTCGCCCTCACTCATCTCGTCGGCCGCCTTCATCCGGCGGACAGTCGACGGTACCGCCGGACGCCCGGGGCAGGATCACCATGGTGAAGGGTTGCGTCATCTGCACAGGGGGAGCTTCGCCCGCGGATACGCGATTTGCCGCCTCCGCAATCGCTGCATCCCGTTGCGGATCGCCGGTCGTCCCCAAAAGCTTCACCCTCGTCACACTGCCGGACGGCCCGATCCAGAAGCTGATTGCGGCCCGGTACGCACCAGGCCTTGTCGCTCGCTGGGCGCACAGGGCATTGTTCAGCCGCTCCTGTAGCAGCGCCGAATATCGCCGTTCAATAGCGCTCTGTTGTGACAAGGCCGCTTGCGCGATCGCCGCCGGCGAACGCGTCACAAAAGTTTCATTCGGCGCGGGAACGACGACGATGGCATCGGGTGCCGTGTAGTCCGCGACCAGTCCGCTGCCCTGCAGAAGC
The window above is part of the Bradyrhizobium sp. PSBB068 genome. Proteins encoded here:
- a CDS encoding FecR domain-containing protein, whose protein sequence is MIESDQHHDELSALEREAHAWIRRLTSGEARASDAAALRRWCGQSPAHAAAFSEASRFWKAFGPAGQSLLADSRTTGRRAPAGGRTAITSRRAIIGGALAATAAGIMVVHPPLDLWPSLFELRADYRTGVGEQREVAVVDGVAVQMNTRTSISLGSGAASGTVELIAGEASFKVADRRAETFSVIAAGGRTTSTGAQFDVRVDGASVCVTCLANEAHVEHLAQQVVLKSRQRVTYGDGGFGDVVAIDPSIAAAWQQGLIICNMTPLAEVIGELNRYRSGRIVLLNAEFGRSPVNGRFRIDRPDEALLQIERAFGIRARSLPGGLVLLS
- a CDS encoding RNA polymerase sigma factor, which translates into the protein MKAADEMSEGESLSKASDHDEAADNESARTLRALLIERYQDLKSRLARRLGSLEWAEDALQDTYLRLNGREIVGDVRNPAAYLLRSAFHVALNQRRADNRRLNAEEVEALLNLADDAPDAVRVISGRSDLERLKQVMAELPPRPRAILLAARLEGLSRQQIARRFGISVSLVEKELRRAQEHCVARFKKIRRPE
- a CDS encoding TonB C-terminal domain-containing protein, which codes for MPFRWRFWFCGLFSLGMFWACAVSAQTAQPSSQAWFDIPAQSLASALDAYSKTTGVVIAYNGNLAVGRVSNPVQGQFNPQQAILLLLQGSGLVADYTAPDAIVVVPAPNETFVTRSPAAIAQAALSQQSAIERRYSALLQERLNNALCAQRATRPGAYRAAISFWIGPSGSVTRVKLLGTTGDPQRDAAIAEAANRVSAGEAPPVQMTQPFTMVILPRASGGTVDCPPDEGGRRDE